A genomic window from Vagococcus sp. CY52-2 includes:
- a CDS encoding response regulator transcription factor — protein MKILVADDDKEIVELLSIYIKNEGYDVIQAYDGKEALSKIITNPDIDLLILDIMMPKMDGLEVVKELRKDSQIPIIMLTAKTTDMDKIQGLITGADDYVTKPFNPLEIMARVKSLLRRTNMQVQTDIPDLLEVGPLIIKKDSHEVETEKGIKIQLTALEFGILYLLASHPNRVFSAEEIFERVWQQESLVSAKTVMVHVSHLRDKIEEATNGEKVIQTVWGVGYKIEG, from the coding sequence ATGAAAATTCTAGTAGCAGATGATGATAAAGAAATTGTGGAACTATTAAGTATCTATATAAAGAATGAAGGTTATGATGTTATACAGGCCTATGATGGAAAGGAAGCTCTTAGCAAAATTATTACAAACCCTGATATAGACTTACTTATATTAGACATCATGATGCCAAAAATGGATGGATTAGAGGTCGTAAAAGAATTAAGAAAAGACTCACAAATCCCCATCATTATGTTAACTGCTAAAACAACTGATATGGATAAAATTCAAGGTTTAATTACTGGAGCTGATGATTATGTTACAAAACCTTTTAATCCTCTAGAAATTATGGCTCGTGTAAAATCACTATTAAGACGAACTAACATGCAAGTTCAAACAGATATACCAGACTTATTAGAAGTGGGTCCACTTATTATAAAAAAAGATTCTCACGAAGTTGAGACTGAGAAAGGAATAAAAATTCAATTAACTGCTTTAGAATTTGGTATTCTTTACTTACTTGCAAGTCATCCGAACCGTGTCTTTAGCGCTGAAGAAATTTTCGAGAGAGTTTGGCAACAGGAAAGTTTAGTTTCTGCTAAAACTGTTATGGTTCATGTAAGTCATTTACGTGACAAAATTGAAGAAGCGACTAATGGAGAAAAAGTTATTCAAACAGTTTGGGGGGTAGGATACAAAATTGAAGGGTGA
- a CDS encoding cell wall metabolism sensor histidine kinase WalK: MKGDEKKTRIKLTSKETSELIIEGIITVILLILLNLALFILIDQIVNTSLPIDQFLWHIQYNIFYDPRPPMFWQRPLIFMMIVADIIVLYWRLIRRYKQMQQQHIISELHYISNGHYDHRIPFELKGDLGRLITSINALVDSTVEALEEERRIEQSKDELITNVSHDIRTPLTSIIGYLGLIEEGKYNNKEDLLKYTHTAYLKSRQMKVLVDDLFEYTKVRQSNVPLNAMTFDMNQLIGQLTVDYELEASKKDRVIDFLPQEDTLMMKGDTEKLVRVFDNLLSNALKYGVNGTQIIITSEKIGNEAIIVVKNDGKSIPQESLDHLFDRFYRVEESRSQQTGGTGLGLAIAQSIVALHGGYIYATSNNNWTSFTIHLPLETTSHS; this comes from the coding sequence TTGAAGGGTGATGAAAAAAAGACACGTATTAAACTTACCTCAAAAGAAACCAGTGAGTTAATTATTGAGGGGATTATTACTGTCATCTTGCTTATTCTTCTTAATTTAGCCTTATTTATCTTAATTGATCAAATTGTGAATACATCGTTACCCATCGATCAATTTCTGTGGCACATTCAATACAATATATTTTATGATCCTCGTCCGCCCATGTTTTGGCAGCGCCCTTTAATTTTTATGATGATAGTTGCAGATATTATTGTATTATATTGGCGATTAATTAGGCGTTATAAGCAGATGCAACAACAACATATTATTAGTGAACTACACTATATATCAAACGGACATTACGATCACCGTATTCCATTTGAATTAAAAGGGGATTTAGGTAGGCTTATTACAAGTATAAATGCTTTGGTAGATAGTACAGTGGAAGCCCTAGAGGAAGAGCGTCGTATCGAACAGTCAAAAGATGAATTAATTACTAACGTTAGCCATGATATTAGAACACCGCTCACATCAATTATCGGATACCTTGGCCTAATTGAAGAAGGAAAATACAATAATAAAGAAGATTTATTGAAATACACACATACTGCTTATTTAAAATCTAGACAAATGAAAGTATTGGTTGATGATTTATTTGAATACACCAAAGTGAGACAATCAAATGTTCCACTAAATGCTATGACTTTTGATATGAACCAACTCATTGGCCAACTAACAGTTGATTACGAATTAGAAGCATCCAAAAAGGATCGTGTCATTGATTTTTTACCACAAGAAGATACCTTAATGATGAAGGGTGATACTGAAAAACTAGTACGTGTTTTTGATAATCTTCTGTCTAATGCACTCAAATACGGTGTGAATGGGACACAGATTATCATCACATCAGAAAAAATTGGTAATGAGGCGATTATCGTCGTTAAAAATGATGGTAAATCTATACCCCAAGAATCTTTAGATCATTTATTCGATCGTTTTTACCGAGTAGAAGAATCGAGATCTCAACAAACAGGAGGAACTGGACTTGGGTTGGCTATCGCTCAAAGTATTGTAGCACTGCATGGTGGCTATATTTATGCTACATCAAATAATAACTGGACATCATTTACCATACATTTACCATTAGAAACAACTAGTCATTCTTGA
- a CDS encoding serine hydrolase: protein MTLLKKKRALFFLLLSFLFILPVSVVAEQNSFDVPAKAAIAVDFDTGKILYEKNSEAPLPIASMSKLLSAYLVYEAIDTKKINWNDKVPFDDALIKLTEDPDLSNIPIKKELTYTVDDNVKAMLISSSNVSTTALARLVSGSEQAFVDSMNQHIKDWGITDGVFISASGLDTQDLLTVDRYPNSKPEDSNILSAKDMVIVARHLISDYPEVLDITKQSHYTLFQGTDNEETFWSSNLMLPDLYYYTEGVDGLKTGTTPNAGACFIGSTIQNGHRIITVVMNVDEEYDRFEVTKNLLNYVNTNWEYKTIVKKGDSAVVNNLDVPNGKSESVALTLAEPISLWVNKETTELKQVFASTKDAVSAPLKKNEVVGQQIVSDSADKLGYLSDTDKHDATGKVITKTDVQKANIFVRVWRSLKNSIH, encoded by the coding sequence ATGACATTACTAAAAAAAAAACGTGCTCTATTTTTTCTACTGTTATCTTTTTTATTCATTCTTCCTGTATCAGTTGTTGCTGAACAAAACAGTTTTGATGTTCCTGCAAAAGCTGCAATCGCTGTTGATTTTGATACGGGAAAAATTTTATATGAAAAAAATAGTGAAGCCCCTCTTCCTATTGCTTCAATGTCCAAGTTATTATCAGCATACTTAGTATATGAAGCAATTGATACAAAAAAAATAAACTGGAATGATAAAGTGCCTTTTGATGATGCTTTAATCAAACTAACTGAAGACCCAGATTTATCTAATATTCCAATCAAAAAAGAATTAACTTATACAGTTGATGATAATGTAAAAGCCATGCTCATTTCTTCTTCAAACGTTTCAACAACTGCACTTGCTAGACTGGTTTCGGGTAGTGAGCAAGCTTTTGTTGATAGTATGAATCAACATATTAAGGATTGGGGTATCACTGATGGCGTATTTATTTCTGCCTCTGGTTTAGATACACAAGATCTTTTAACAGTAGATCGTTACCCAAACTCTAAACCCGAAGATAGTAATATTTTATCAGCAAAAGACATGGTAATCGTAGCTCGACATCTCATTTCTGATTATCCTGAAGTATTAGATATTACGAAACAATCTCACTACACATTATTTCAAGGAACTGATAATGAAGAAACTTTCTGGTCATCTAATTTAATGTTACCGGATTTGTATTACTATACTGAAGGTGTCGATGGATTAAAAACAGGGACAACCCCAAATGCTGGAGCTTGCTTTATTGGTTCAACCATACAAAATGGGCACCGTATTATTACGGTTGTAATGAATGTAGACGAAGAATATGATCGATTTGAAGTCACGAAAAACTTACTCAATTATGTTAATACGAATTGGGAATATAAAACTATTGTTAAAAAAGGCGATAGCGCCGTTGTGAACAACCTCGATGTACCAAATGGAAAGTCTGAATCAGTTGCACTAACCTTAGCTGAACCTATTTCATTATGGGTCAATAAAGAGACGACTGAATTAAAACAAGTTTTTGCTTCAACTAAAGATGCAGTCTCTGCTCCTCTTAAAAAAAATGAAGTAGTAGGCCAACAAATTGTATCAGATAGTGCAGATAAATTAGGTTATCTAAGCGACACAGACAAACATGATGCCACCGGTAAAGTGATCACAAAAACAGACGTACAAAAAGCAAATATTTTTGTAAGAGTATGGCGTTCTTTGAAAAACAGCATACACTAA